ACCCAGCGCTAGCGCCGACCCCGTACAGTCCCTGCTTCTGCGATCGGGCATCGCCGCGCTCCTGCTATGCGCGCTCGCGGCGATCACGATCCGGCACACCGTCCCCGACACGCTAATCGATTATTATTTCTTTCATCAGGACGCCTGGTTGCTGGGCGCCAGTGGGCTGATGCTGTGCGTGCTGTCCCGCTTCGATCTGGGCGAACGACCGCTGGCACTGCGGGCGGGGCCTCTGGCTGCTTGCGTGATCGTCGCAGCCGTGCTGGCCTATGCCGGATCGTTCGTCGTTATGGAGCGCTTCGCGCTGTCCCGCGACGAGATCATGGCGGACTTCGCGGCCGATTATTTTCGGCGCGGCCAGGCGGGTCGTCCGATCCCGGCCGGTCTCGGCGCGTTGGCGAGCGCCATGATGCCGTGGGCCGGTACCGAGCATGGCCTGTGGACGTCGAATTATCTGCCCGTCTCGTCGCTGCTGCGCGCGGCGGCCTGGCTGCTTGGCGATCCTTTTTTTGCAGGACCGCTGCTGCTCGTCATCGGCTGTGGCGGGCTCTGGATGTCCGCTCGGAGGATCTGGCCGGACCGTCGCGAGCCCGCGGTCGTCGCGCTCGTCCTCGCGCTGACCTCGACGCAGCTGCTCGCCAACGCAATGACAGCCTACGCCATGACCGCACATTTTGCGCTGAACGCGGTGTGGCTTGCCTTTTATCTCCGGCGTGACGCCCGTGGCAATGCGGCGGCGATCGCGATCGGGCTGCTCGCCACCGGGCTTCACCAGATCCAGTTCCATATGCTGTTCGTGTCCGGCTTTATCGTCTGGGATTTCGCCAGCGGCCGTCGGCGGACGGCGACTCTCTATGTCGGCGCGTGCATCGGCTATCTCGTGGTCTGGGGCATCGTGTATCCGGACGTCGTCCTGCGATGGCTGCTCGGTCCGCCGCCCGTGACTGCCGAACCGAGATTGCCGCTTGGCGCGCTGCTCATGAAATTCGCCGGCCGGATCGGCGATCTGCAGCCGATCAGCAGCCTCGCGCGGTTTGCGGCATGGCAGAACGTCCTGCTGCTCCCGCTGGCGTTCGCGGGCGCGCGCGATCTCCGCGACGCCGACGGCAAGCCGACGATCATGGTGGCGTTCGCGGCGTCGTGCACGGTCGGGTTGTTGTCGATGGTGTATCAAGGCCATGGCTACGGCTATCGCTACCTGCACGGTCTGCTCCCATGCCTCTGCCTGCTTGCGGCGGGGGGCTGGGTCCACCTGTCGAAGGGGCGCGGGCGTCCGATGCCGGCGACATTGTTATGGGCCGGGTGCGGCTTTGCGCTACTCTTCACCGCGCCGGTCGCGCTGACGCTGTCGCGGTCATTCCTGTACCCCTATGCCGCAGCCTACCGCGTGCTCCGTGCGGCGCCAGCCGATGTCGTGCTCGTGGACGGGCGCGGCGGGGCGTTCATCGAGGATCTGGTGCGGATCGATGGGCCGATCGCGCGGCCGATCCTGCTCGACCTCAGCTTCGTGCCCCTGCGCGTGCTGCCGCGGTTGTGCGCCGCCGGCCGGGTGATGATCTTCGATCAGATGCAGGCGCGGCCACTCGGGATCAGGCCGGGTGGGGATGCCGGCAAGTACGAGCGCCATCTGGTCGCGAGCCGGGCACTGCTGGCCCGGCTGCACTGCGGGCAGCCGGTGCCCCTTGGCTGATCGTCAGATCTGCAGGCCCACTGCGTCCTGCGCGGCGCGAAGGGTGGGGGCCGCCAAGGTGCGGGCCCGGTCCGCGCCATGATCGAGGATCGCCGCCACCGCCGTTCGATCCTCGAGCAGTGCCGTCAGGCGATCGCGGATCGGACCGAGCGAGGCTACTGCCAGATCGGCGAGCGCTGGCTTGAACGCGCCGAACCCCTGGCCGGCGAACTGCGCCAGCACCGCATCCACGCTGCCGCCCGAAAGCGCGGCGTAGATCGTGACGAGGTTGCGCGCTTCAGGGCGGCCCTCGAGCCCGTCCGCGGTCTCGGGTAGCGCATCGGCGTCCGACTTCGCCTTGCGGATCTTTTGCACGATCATGTCGTCGCCATCGACCAGATTGATCCGTGAGGCGTCGGACGGGTCCGACTTCGACATCTTCGCGGTGCCGTCGCGCAAGCTCATGATCCGCGGCGCGGCCTTGCTGATCAACGGCTCGGGCAGCGTGAACAGCTCGACGCCGAAATCGGTGTTGAACTTGGTCGCGATGTCGCGGGCGAGTTCGAGGTGCTGCTTCTGGTCGTCGCCGACGGGGACGTGCGTGGCATTGTACAGCAGTACGTCGGCCGCCTGTAGCACGGGATAGGCGAACAGACCGACGCTGGCCCCCTCGCGGTTCTTGCCCGCCTTGTCCTTCCACTGCGTCATGCGGTTGAGCCAGCCCATCCGTGCGGTGCCGTTCAGGATCCAGGCGAGCTCGCTGTGCGCGGGGACGCGCGCCTGGTTGAACAGTATCGCGCGAGTGGGGTCGATGCCGGACGCGATCAGCGTCGCTGCCATTTCGATCGTGTTCGCGCCCAGCTCGCGCGGATCGATCGCGACGGTCAGCGCGTGCAGGTCGGCGAGGAAGAACAGGCAGTCGTCGCCGTCTGCCATCGCGTCCTGCATCGCCACCCATTGCCGGATCGCGCCGAGGTAATTGCCGAGGTGGAGATTGCCCGTAGGCTGGATGCCGGAAACGACCCGTTTGGAGGTGGCGCGCATGACGACTGGACCTATTTGGAACGGCGGACGAGCGTGGCGATATCGCCGAGCCGGAACGCGCCAGTGAGTAATGTGGCGACCGCATAGACGACCCCGCCGGTCGTCACCAGCACGACCATCGCGCCCCAACGCTCGACGCTGGTGCCGGTCACGAACGGCTGAAACAGGTCGTTCAGGAAGAACATAACCCCGCCCATGATCAACGCGGCGACGAGCAGCCGCCAGGTGCGGCGCACAAGCCGCGCGTCGGCGGTGAAATGCCCGCGGGCGACGAGCGTGCGATAGAGCAGCGCGACGTTGACCGTGCTGGCGATCGCGGTGGCCAGCGGCGGACCCATGTGACCGAGCGGCTTGATCAAGGCGAGGTTGAGCCCGAGGTTCACGACCATCGACAGCGTCGCATAGCGGACCGGCGTCTTCGTGTCCGACCGTGCATAATAGCCCGGCGTCAGCACCTTCACGAGGATGTAAGAAGGGAGGCCGATCGAGAAGGCGGCGAGCGCCTGCGCGGTGAACAGGCTGTCCTGCGCGGAAAAATGGCCATGCTGGAACAGCGCGCCGACGATCGGCCCGCCGCACACAATCAGCGCGACGGTCGCCGGCAGCGTCAGGAACAGCGCGAGCTCCATCCCGCGGTTCTGCGTCGTCATCGCCTGCGCGTCCTCGCCGCGGCCGAGCTGGCGCGAGATCGTCGGAAGCAGCACGGTGCCGAGACCGATGCCGATCAGCCCCAGCGGCAGTTGGTTCAGCCGGTCGGCGAAATAGATGTACGACACCGATCCTGCGGGCAGCAGCGCGGCGGCGAGCGCGGTCGAGACGACGAGGTTGATCTGCACCGCGCCGGCGCCCGCCGCGGCGGGCCAGATCAGGCTCATCAGCTTCCTGACGTCCGGGTTCAGCTGCGGCCGCTTCAGGCGCA
This sequence is a window from Sphingomonas ginsenosidivorax. Protein-coding genes within it:
- the murJ gene encoding murein biosynthesis integral membrane protein MurJ, whose protein sequence is MNLAKALGSVGGLTLASRVLGLVRDALFARFVGAGFASDAFLIAFRLPNMFRALFAEGAFSAAFIPMFNRKVGAKDGRGLPDGIAFAEDALSVLLPTLIVMTALLEAAAWPVTWLLTLGFNGIPHERFAFVVQLSRLTLPYLLLISLVSLLGGILNSLHKFWVNAAAPILLNATLIGALLLFHADVPLLTARNQAIAVTVSGALQLLWLIYACRTSGIRLRLKRPQLNPDVRKLMSLIWPAAAGAGAVQINLVVSTALAAALLPAGSVSYIYFADRLNQLPLGLIGIGLGTVLLPTISRQLGRGEDAQAMTTQNRGMELALFLTLPATVALIVCGGPIVGALFQHGHFSAQDSLFTAQALAAFSIGLPSYILVKVLTPGYYARSDTKTPVRYATLSMVVNLGLNLALIKPLGHMGPPLATAIASTVNVALLYRTLVARGHFTADARLVRRTWRLLVAALIMGGVMFFLNDLFQPFVTGTSVERWGAMVVLVTTGGVVYAVATLLTGAFRLGDIATLVRRSK
- the trpS gene encoding tryptophan--tRNA ligase: MRATSKRVVSGIQPTGNLHLGNYLGAIRQWVAMQDAMADGDDCLFFLADLHALTVAIDPRELGANTIEMAATLIASGIDPTRAILFNQARVPAHSELAWILNGTARMGWLNRMTQWKDKAGKNREGASVGLFAYPVLQAADVLLYNATHVPVGDDQKQHLELARDIATKFNTDFGVELFTLPEPLISKAAPRIMSLRDGTAKMSKSDPSDASRINLVDGDDMIVQKIRKAKSDADALPETADGLEGRPEARNLVTIYAALSGGSVDAVLAQFAGQGFGAFKPALADLAVASLGPIRDRLTALLEDRTAVAAILDHGADRARTLAAPTLRAAQDAVGLQI